A region of Streptomyces sp. NBC_01750 DNA encodes the following proteins:
- a CDS encoding nucleotidyl transferase AbiEii/AbiGii toxin family protein, whose protein sequence is MVNPTRDTTAGRVYNDLRNLARRNGRSTDEVMVEYVLERFLYRLAASPLGREHFILKGGLLLAQFGARRMTRDIDILGRAFSGEEAEIIRRIAAIATTEVDDGVAYDSATLRTEPIREEDEYHGLRLSMAASIARARLKLQLDISFGDPVTPGPQTINYPQHLTTDSFQLFGYPLATIIAEKLSTAISLGDLNTRDRDYADLYRLLTLNNLNGDELAAALTATATHRGIELKPLSAAITDLAERRQSSYAAWRRRQGPSSTGYPNLFTDVVGLVIAFADPLLAGIAATRSWNSSASTWT, encoded by the coding sequence ATGGTCAACCCAACTCGCGATACCACCGCAGGCCGCGTCTACAACGACCTGCGCAATCTGGCTCGTCGCAACGGCCGTTCAACGGACGAGGTCATGGTCGAGTACGTACTCGAACGCTTCCTCTACCGCCTGGCAGCATCCCCCCTCGGCCGCGAGCACTTCATCCTCAAGGGCGGCCTGCTACTCGCCCAGTTCGGCGCCCGCCGGATGACCCGTGACATCGACATCCTCGGCCGCGCGTTCTCCGGCGAGGAAGCCGAGATCATCCGCAGAATCGCCGCGATCGCCACCACTGAGGTCGACGACGGCGTGGCATACGACTCCGCCACGCTCAGAACCGAACCCATCCGAGAGGAGGACGAGTATCACGGCCTACGGCTGTCCATGGCCGCATCGATCGCCCGGGCGCGTCTCAAGCTCCAACTGGACATCAGCTTCGGCGACCCCGTCACTCCCGGACCTCAGACCATCAACTACCCGCAGCACCTCACCACGGACAGCTTCCAACTCTTCGGTTATCCGCTCGCCACAATCATCGCCGAGAAGCTCTCCACCGCCATCTCACTCGGCGATCTCAACACCCGCGACCGGGATTACGCGGACCTCTACCGCCTGCTGACGCTCAACAATCTCAACGGCGACGAACTGGCCGCAGCACTGACCGCCACCGCCACACACCGCGGCATCGAGCTGAAGCCCCTCAGCGCCGCGATCACCGACCTCGCCGAGCGCCGCCAATCCTCCTACGCCGCCTGGCGCCGCCGACAGGGGCCTTCCTCGACCGGCTATCCGAATCTCTTCACTGACGTGGTCGGCCTAGTCATCGCATTCGCAGACCCACTGCTCGCAGGCATTGCCGCCACACGTAGTTGGAACAGCTCAGCCAGTACGTGGACGTGA
- a CDS encoding L-serine ammonia-lyase: MAISVFDLFSIGIGPSSSHTVGPMRAAALFARRLKNEGLMAHTAAIRAELFGSLGATGHGHGTPKAVLLGLEGNSPRTVDVETADAQVERIRTGRRINLLGMHEIDFDFDKDLILHRRKALPYHANGMTIFAYDAQGGLVLEKTYYSVGGGFVVDEDAVGEDRIKLDDTVLKYPFRTGDELLRLAQETGLSISALMLENEKAWRTEDEIREGLLEIWRVMQACVSRGMSREGILPGGLKVRRRAANSARQLRAEGDALARSMEWITLYAMAVNEENAAGGRVVTAPTNGAAGIIPAVLHYYMNFVPGADEDGVVRFLLAAGAIGMLFKENASISGAEVGCQGEVGSACSMAAGALAEVLGGTPEQVENAAEIGMEHNLGLTCDPVGGLVQIPCIERNGMAAVKAVTAAKMAMRGDGSHKVSLDKVIKTMKETGADMSVKYKETARGGLAVNIIEC, encoded by the coding sequence GTGGCCATTTCGGTCTTCGACCTGTTCTCGATCGGCATCGGCCCGTCCAGCTCCCACACCGTCGGCCCGATGCGCGCGGCCGCCCTGTTCGCGCGGCGGCTCAAGAACGAGGGCCTGATGGCCCACACCGCCGCCATACGCGCCGAGCTCTTCGGCTCACTGGGCGCGACCGGCCACGGCCACGGCACCCCGAAGGCCGTGCTGCTCGGTCTTGAGGGCAACTCTCCCCGTACCGTCGACGTCGAGACCGCGGACGCCCAGGTCGAGCGCATCCGCACCGGGCGCCGGATCAATCTGCTCGGTATGCACGAGATCGACTTCGACTTCGACAAGGATCTGATCCTGCACCGCCGCAAGGCGCTGCCGTACCACGCCAACGGGATGACGATCTTCGCGTACGACGCCCAGGGCGGACTCGTACTCGAGAAGACGTACTACTCGGTGGGCGGCGGCTTCGTGGTCGACGAGGACGCCGTCGGCGAGGATCGGATCAAGCTCGACGACACCGTGCTGAAGTACCCCTTCCGTACCGGCGACGAGCTGCTGCGGCTCGCGCAGGAGACCGGTCTTTCGATCTCCGCGCTGATGCTGGAGAACGAGAAGGCCTGGCGCACCGAGGACGAGATCCGCGAGGGCCTGCTGGAGATCTGGCGGGTCATGCAGGCCTGCGTCTCGCGCGGGATGTCCCGCGAGGGCATCCTGCCCGGCGGCCTCAAGGTCCGCCGCCGGGCGGCCAACTCCGCCCGCCAGCTGCGTGCCGAGGGCGACGCACTGGCCCGCTCCATGGAGTGGATCACGCTGTACGCGATGGCCGTGAACGAGGAGAACGCCGCGGGCGGCCGCGTCGTCACCGCACCCACCAACGGTGCCGCGGGCATCATCCCGGCGGTGCTGCACTACTACATGAACTTCGTGCCGGGCGCGGACGAGGACGGCGTGGTCCGCTTCCTGCTCGCCGCCGGAGCGATCGGCATGCTCTTCAAGGAGAACGCCTCGATCTCCGGCGCCGAGGTCGGCTGCCAGGGCGAGGTCGGCTCCGCCTGTTCGATGGCCGCGGGTGCGCTGGCCGAGGTGCTCGGCGGCACCCCCGAGCAGGTCGAGAACGCGGCCGAGATAGGCATGGAGCACAACCTCGGCCTGACCTGCGACCCGGTCGGCGGCCTGGTCCAGATCCCGTGCATCGAACGCAACGGCATGGCCGCGGTCAAGGCCGTGACGGCGGCGAAGATGGCGATGCGCGGCGACGGCAGCCACAAGGTCTCGCTCGACAAGGTCATCAAGACCATGAAGGAGACCGGGGCGGACATGTCGGTCAAGTACAAGGAGACCGCGCGCGGCGGCCTCGCGGTGAACATCATCGAGTGCTGA
- a CDS encoding type IV toxin-antitoxin system AbiEi family antitoxin domain-containing protein — MSAAENSRLEQRLAGLSPTFTTAQARQALLSARDLAYLVAEGEIDELSRGVYRRADAPETAYADLLAVCTRAPRAVLCGESALALHELIDDIPSAVHIAIPRGSRRPTISYPPTVVAQYAAKTFNLGVERFEAAPGETIPAYNAARSVVDAMRHRGRIGETMALSALGRYLRRSGRSGVGELQLIARDLGALSVIRPAVEAVLA, encoded by the coding sequence ATGAGTGCTGCGGAAAACTCGCGCCTGGAGCAGCGGCTGGCCGGCCTCTCCCCTACGTTCACGACAGCGCAGGCACGTCAGGCCCTGCTCTCCGCTCGCGATCTGGCGTACCTGGTCGCCGAAGGAGAGATAGACGAACTATCCCGTGGTGTGTACCGGCGGGCAGACGCGCCAGAGACCGCATACGCAGACCTACTGGCCGTGTGTACGCGGGCGCCTCGCGCTGTCCTGTGCGGGGAGTCCGCCCTGGCTCTGCACGAGCTGATCGACGACATCCCCAGTGCCGTACACATCGCCATACCACGCGGATCACGCCGTCCCACGATCTCTTATCCCCCAACCGTGGTGGCGCAGTACGCGGCGAAGACCTTCAACCTCGGCGTCGAACGGTTCGAGGCCGCACCAGGAGAGACCATTCCCGCATACAATGCCGCCCGCAGCGTCGTCGACGCGATGCGCCACCGTGGCAGAATCGGCGAGACCATGGCCCTGTCCGCACTCGGCCGCTACCTGCGTCGCAGCGGACGGAGCGGGGTCGGCGAACTCCAACTCATCGCCCGCGACCTGGGGGCGCTCTCCGTCATCCGCCCCGCCGTAGAGGCGGTGCTCGCCTGA